In Laspinema palackyanum D2c, a single window of DNA contains:
- the htpG gene encoding molecular chaperone HtpG, translating to MTVLEQGQITIHTENIFPIIKKSLYSDHEIFLRELVSNAVDAIEKLKMVSYAGEFSGDTSNPEITIAVDAEKNTLSITDTGIGMTADEVKQYINQVAFSSAEEFISKYQSASDRQIIGHFGLGFYSAFMVAKTVEIDTLSYKEGAQAVHWSCDGSPSFKLEDSSRTTHGTTITLTLQDEEKEYAETSRIKQLVKTYCDFMPVPIKMDGEQINRQKALWRESPSSLTDEDYLDFYRYLYPFQEEPLLWVHLNTDYPFLVKGILYFPKLRPDVDVTKGQIKLFCNQVFVSDHCEEIIPKFLLPMRGVLDSPDIPLNVSRSALQMDRTVRKIADFIAKKVADRLKDQYNNNRQDYIRSWQDIGTFVKFGCLNDDKFKKQLEDIIIYRTTADLKPAESDQPAVEVQAEEGDAWKQVSSDSKTEGPSYTTLDEYLERNKARHENQAFYCTDPVAQATYVQLHKSQGLEVLFMDSFIDPHFISFLEREHTEVKFSRVDAEIDDKLIEQDKAAEIVDPSTNKTRSEQIKEIFEKALNQPKLTIRTEALKSEDPQGTPPAMVLLPEFLRRLRDMNALVSQESAKFPDEHILLVNTAHPLIQHLTELSQSGIIQGEGKSPSAELADMICHHVYDLALMAQKGFDAEGMTTFVERSNRLLTRLTEQRS from the coding sequence ATGACCGTACTGGAACAAGGCCAAATCACGATCCATACCGAGAATATCTTTCCCATTATCAAGAAGTCTCTATACTCCGACCATGAAATCTTCTTGCGGGAACTCGTCTCCAACGCCGTCGATGCCATTGAAAAACTCAAAATGGTCTCCTACGCCGGAGAATTTAGCGGCGACACCAGCAACCCCGAAATTACCATCGCCGTTGATGCCGAAAAAAACACCCTCTCCATCACCGACACCGGCATCGGCATGACCGCCGACGAAGTTAAACAATACATCAACCAAGTCGCCTTTTCCAGCGCCGAAGAATTCATCAGTAAATATCAATCCGCCAGCGATCGCCAAATCATCGGTCACTTTGGACTCGGCTTTTACTCCGCCTTCATGGTCGCCAAAACCGTCGAAATCGACACCCTCTCCTACAAAGAAGGAGCCCAAGCCGTCCATTGGAGTTGTGATGGGTCCCCCTCCTTCAAACTCGAAGACTCCAGCCGAACCACCCACGGCACCACCATCACCCTCACCCTCCAGGACGAAGAAAAAGAATACGCCGAAACCTCTCGCATCAAGCAACTCGTCAAAACTTACTGTGACTTTATGCCAGTTCCCATCAAAATGGATGGCGAACAAATCAACCGGCAAAAAGCCCTGTGGCGCGAATCTCCCAGCAGCCTCACCGACGAAGATTACCTCGACTTCTACCGCTACCTCTACCCCTTCCAAGAAGAACCCCTGTTGTGGGTCCACCTCAACACCGACTATCCTTTCCTCGTCAAAGGCATCCTCTACTTCCCCAAACTGCGTCCCGATGTCGATGTCACCAAAGGACAAATCAAACTGTTCTGCAATCAAGTCTTCGTCTCGGACCACTGCGAGGAAATCATCCCCAAATTCCTCCTCCCCATGCGCGGCGTCCTAGACAGTCCCGACATTCCCCTGAACGTCTCCCGTAGCGCCTTGCAGATGGACCGAACCGTCCGCAAGATAGCAGACTTCATCGCCAAAAAAGTCGCGGACCGACTCAAAGACCAGTACAACAACAACCGCCAAGACTATATCCGAAGCTGGCAAGATATCGGCACCTTCGTCAAATTCGGCTGCCTCAACGATGATAAATTCAAAAAACAACTGGAAGATATCATCATCTACCGCACCACAGCGGACCTGAAACCCGCCGAATCGGACCAACCTGCCGTAGAAGTGCAAGCGGAAGAAGGAGACGCCTGGAAACAAGTCTCATCGGACAGCAAAACTGAGGGTCCCTCTTACACCACCCTAGACGAGTATTTAGAACGCAACAAAGCGCGCCACGAGAACCAGGCATTTTACTGTACTGACCCCGTAGCGCAAGCCACTTATGTGCAACTGCACAAGAGTCAGGGGTTAGAAGTTCTGTTTATGGACTCCTTCATTGACCCCCACTTCATCAGCTTCCTGGAACGGGAACATACCGAAGTCAAATTCTCCCGGGTGGATGCGGAGATTGATGACAAACTCATCGAACAAGACAAAGCCGCAGAAATCGTTGATCCCAGTACCAACAAGACCCGCAGCGAACAAATCAAAGAAATCTTTGAGAAAGCGCTGAACCAACCCAAACTGACCATCCGCACCGAGGCCCTCAAATCCGAGGACCCCCAAGGTACCCCACCGGCAATGGTCCTCCTCCCCGAGTTTCTGCGCCGCCTCCGGGATATGAACGCCTTAGTCTCCCAGGAATCCGCGAAATTCCCCGACGAGCATATCTTGCTGGTGAACACCGCGCATCCCCTGATTCAACATCTGACCGAACTCTCCCAAAGCGGCATCATCCAAGGGGAAGGCAAATCCCCCTCCGCAGAACTGGCGGACATGATTTGTCACCATGTCTATGATTTAGCACTGATGGCGCAAAAAGGCTTTGATGCCGAAGGCATGACTACCTTCGTGGAACGGTCCAATCGTCTGCTGACCCGTTTAACGGAACAACGGTCCTAG
- a CDS encoding prepilin-type N-terminal cleavage/methylation domain-containing protein, with product MAKKLFQLLLNRWRLSHPKHSQDGFTLLELLASMMIVTVIITTILALVVDLLKTDQQETAQSETQQEMQRAIDYISSELREAIYIYDNRCFQGNSPPPNSPDPKCRGIFNYLTIPESSVPVLAFWKLEPLPENCQAPSENPNDPCNDLRIGGRTYSLVVYYLTTHNPNNTWTGKARIARYQLDKFQSNTAAPALFTGYIDPKPEKFIDWPYQPGTHTVSHAALDVLVDFVDLNNEDRNPQCPNNNYELTPSPQLAQSKLGQKNLGFYACIRKPEDKKAQDALIFIRGNANGKLGVTSDAYLPALQAQVMRRSVFGLSGNDSSTSEP from the coding sequence ATGGCTAAAAAGCTTTTTCAATTATTACTTAATCGGTGGAGACTTTCGCATCCTAAGCATTCCCAAGATGGGTTTACTTTGTTAGAGCTTTTGGCTTCTATGATGATAGTAACCGTTATTATCACGACCATCTTGGCTTTGGTTGTAGATTTGCTAAAGACCGACCAACAAGAAACCGCCCAGAGCGAAACTCAGCAGGAAATGCAAAGAGCTATAGATTATATTAGCTCTGAACTCCGCGAAGCCATCTACATTTATGATAATCGATGTTTCCAAGGTAATTCACCACCCCCCAATTCACCAGATCCCAAATGTAGAGGGATTTTTAATTACCTAACGATTCCAGAAAGTAGTGTTCCCGTGTTAGCATTTTGGAAGCTTGAGCCTTTACCTGAGAATTGTCAAGCGCCTTCTGAAAATCCAAATGATCCTTGCAACGATTTGCGAATCGGCGGGAGGACATATTCTTTAGTGGTTTACTACTTAACCACCCATAACCCTAATAATACCTGGACCGGAAAAGCCCGGATTGCCCGCTATCAGCTTGATAAATTCCAATCTAATACCGCCGCTCCTGCACTGTTTACTGGGTATATTGATCCTAAACCTGAAAAATTTATCGACTGGCCTTATCAACCCGGGACTCATACTGTTAGCCACGCCGCTCTTGATGTCTTAGTAGATTTTGTAGATCTTAATAACGAAGACCGAAATCCTCAGTGTCCTAATAATAATTATGAATTAACCCCAAGCCCGCAGTTGGCACAGAGTAAATTGGGCCAGAAAAATCTAGGGTTTTATGCCTGTATCAGAAAACCCGAGGATAAAAAAGCTCAAGATGCCTTAATTTTTATCCGAGGTAATGCAAATGGAAAGCTTGGAGTTACTAGCGATGCCTATCTACCTGCTCTCCAAGCTCAAGTGATGAGAAGAAGCGTATTTGGTCTTTCGGGTAATGACTCAAGCACTTCTGAGCCATAA
- the hpsA gene encoding hormogonium polysaccharide biosynthesis protein HpsA: MATKHKIQKALTRLVQAITRFAQKLTSRNTYRFLRMAFVSYRRRVQGGFVLPTTVLLVLVVTLVIGSLLFRTFQRTEQVAIQRQQQVIYNAATPVLDRARAKLEYLFTGSEYRLGGVPGQDILAEFLQDARFNLNGETRIDINGGGVDNAWFYEDEQGNRVAYSIILQSPEDKASLEDLTEAAVAGRANSLQVRTGPMIGPAKLKAGCENVAGAADSSAVEAGWFEAQQSTAFLYKNFQINVVVINNEGGRRNITTLELEQDREAERGNKWGAWFNSDLEIHPGDTFRWNGAMHSQGNIIAANNFTAYLISSPNSCLYDETASDISVADNSSDPKNRSYPFKGQFLAGLTATNAATGNSIFNLYDPTNPSATTEQLTPSSDSVESGLPSNIAIKPDRLFTEGIHTRVEGGVTGDPDPVFTSANWEDNSPLKEGRLKHKKEASPSIDDSYRADDRLGPQPPEVGEVGTPIVGQLDLTKTKKEALDDGDTRFQTLGLDGYWERRADAEGLRLIVGERLELGNPFGWQKPTDPDPDPLFPAASCWGTRCHESLQYKTLRDNLAAVQGMVVYHAADGSAVAQDQEPLACMAMTAHPGTKITIENSTDFSNPIDSTAPNINFFTGRGTNGWEFTPPPAEPLNNTPLEKALKNLAYFAGDPKGAFPAIQDGQIHPYPNMTMWGNFSNLRRAIENGNGSLADRSYIDSAACTVGMLASNIKQLDAAPAAADLTSLETRLSDIKANPADNNGKGVVQLETVNATTKQIKIWFSGNTNTASPNITLPVPASTITAPAEAYLQVLDAAAEASGATPDQKKLAQLAWRLHLKEQVKRDRSNGTGYTCSFPATATPTYANLAPLCATQTKFPALHYIFPTVNHGEPPNAAADTIGNRDAYITGTVNSGQTYSQVTDADITAIADLIKPRALTAWKVPRTKFNTSLSTVNEIKAPGGASEPVPFLDKGMYDGRQAMGVRVLDIDLNLLKTGNGLTNNLWLPNSGIVYAFREDAVREDGIARPAGSTPLETSMKANPANPQTDPAVAANGISPKPVDYHADPARRPHGFRLKNGRDLSRPAPANAPARGLSFISDNPVYIQGDFNLHSTNGTTNDLEEFENTLDRPGWGDFYTRDRPFKAEFAKSGDKQDRWRPSEIFADAITLLSSNFCDGSIEDGLRYYPTNHGNPTGVPALYGCAGTPEYTSYMGMNRLKVQTDLPFVLRENGVRAQPTTPLAPGRYPIKINRNGSPLIFANATSTPELGAGQYQTFTDQDCSRFDNRKCIGTPVDNQYNAILIQGIVPSRQNQPYGGLHNFPRTLELWQNRTLSISGSFLQFNFSTYATGPFDQDTWEPATSSPPNTSIRYYYPPLRNWGYDVGLQLAPVPPISERLTAMGSNRSEFYYEPDIKDPYIKNLRCASADGGLVDPSAECN; the protein is encoded by the coding sequence ATGGCTACAAAGCACAAGATCCAAAAAGCGCTAACACGCCTCGTGCAAGCAATCACTCGATTTGCTCAAAAGCTAACAAGTCGAAATACTTATCGTTTTCTGCGCATGGCTTTCGTCAGTTATCGACGGCGAGTGCAGGGGGGTTTTGTGTTGCCCACTACAGTTTTACTGGTGTTGGTGGTAACTTTAGTTATTGGTTCGTTATTATTTAGAACCTTTCAGCGGACTGAACAGGTAGCAATTCAGCGCCAACAACAGGTGATTTATAATGCGGCTACTCCAGTTTTAGATCGCGCTAGAGCCAAGCTAGAGTATCTCTTTACAGGGAGTGAATATCGTTTAGGAGGTGTCCCTGGCCAAGATATCTTAGCGGAGTTTCTCCAAGACGCTCGATTTAATTTAAACGGGGAAACTCGGATTGATATCAATGGCGGCGGTGTAGATAATGCTTGGTTTTATGAAGACGAACAAGGAAACCGGGTTGCTTACTCAATTATATTGCAATCTCCCGAAGACAAAGCTTCATTGGAAGACCTTACTGAAGCGGCAGTAGCTGGAAGAGCGAATAGCCTCCAAGTTCGCACAGGTCCGATGATTGGGCCAGCAAAACTGAAAGCGGGATGCGAAAATGTGGCCGGTGCCGCCGATTCCAGTGCCGTTGAAGCGGGATGGTTTGAGGCTCAACAAAGTACAGCTTTTCTTTATAAGAATTTTCAAATTAACGTCGTCGTTATTAATAATGAGGGTGGGCGACGGAATATCACCACATTAGAACTGGAACAAGATAGAGAAGCCGAACGAGGCAACAAATGGGGGGCTTGGTTTAACAGCGACCTCGAAATCCATCCAGGGGATACCTTCCGATGGAATGGAGCAATGCACAGTCAAGGTAATATTATTGCGGCTAATAACTTTACTGCGTACTTAATTAGTTCTCCAAATTCCTGCCTTTATGATGAAACCGCTTCGGATATTTCGGTTGCTGATAATAGCAGCGATCCAAAAAACCGAAGCTACCCGTTTAAAGGACAGTTTCTCGCTGGATTGACGGCAACGAATGCAGCAACAGGTAACTCAATATTTAATCTTTATGATCCGACCAATCCTTCTGCGACAACAGAACAACTGACTCCTTCTAGCGACTCAGTTGAAAGTGGTTTACCGAGTAATATAGCGATCAAGCCGGATAGACTATTTACCGAAGGAATTCATACAAGAGTAGAAGGAGGAGTCACAGGCGACCCCGACCCGGTGTTTACTTCTGCTAACTGGGAGGATAATAGCCCCTTAAAAGAAGGACGCCTTAAACACAAAAAAGAAGCGTCGCCTTCCATCGATGATAGCTATCGGGCTGATGACCGTTTGGGTCCTCAACCCCCTGAGGTTGGAGAAGTGGGAACGCCTATTGTCGGACAACTGGACTTAACTAAGACTAAGAAGGAAGCGCTTGATGACGGTGATACTCGATTTCAAACCCTGGGGTTAGATGGGTACTGGGAACGCCGTGCTGATGCAGAAGGTCTCCGCTTGATTGTGGGGGAACGCTTGGAACTCGGCAATCCTTTCGGCTGGCAAAAGCCGACTGATCCAGATCCTGACCCACTTTTCCCGGCTGCAAGCTGCTGGGGTACACGCTGCCATGAGTCACTACAATACAAAACGCTGAGAGATAATCTAGCTGCTGTACAAGGTATGGTGGTTTACCATGCTGCAGATGGGAGTGCTGTTGCTCAGGACCAAGAGCCACTGGCTTGTATGGCAATGACAGCTCACCCCGGAACAAAAATTACGATTGAGAACAGTACCGACTTTTCAAATCCTATCGATTCAACTGCCCCCAATATTAACTTTTTCACCGGACGGGGAACCAATGGATGGGAGTTTACACCTCCACCAGCAGAACCGTTGAATAATACTCCGTTGGAGAAAGCATTAAAGAATTTGGCCTATTTTGCTGGAGATCCTAAGGGTGCGTTTCCAGCTATACAAGATGGGCAAATCCATCCTTATCCCAATATGACGATGTGGGGGAACTTCTCTAACCTGCGTCGGGCGATTGAGAATGGAAATGGTAGTCTGGCCGATCGCTCCTACATCGATTCAGCAGCTTGTACCGTGGGAATGTTAGCCTCCAACATTAAACAACTAGATGCGGCCCCAGCAGCAGCCGATCTCACCTCGTTGGAGACTCGACTTTCGGATATCAAGGCTAATCCTGCTGACAATAATGGTAAAGGGGTGGTTCAGCTTGAAACCGTTAATGCAACGACTAAACAGATCAAAATCTGGTTCAGTGGGAATACTAATACGGCCTCACCGAATATTACACTTCCTGTGCCTGCATCTACCATAACTGCACCGGCAGAAGCTTATCTGCAGGTACTGGATGCAGCGGCTGAGGCATCCGGTGCTACTCCCGACCAGAAAAAACTAGCTCAATTAGCTTGGCGGCTTCATCTGAAAGAGCAAGTAAAACGCGATCGCAGCAATGGAACTGGTTATACCTGTTCATTTCCCGCTACTGCAACCCCCACTTATGCCAATCTTGCGCCCCTGTGTGCCACTCAGACCAAATTTCCGGCACTTCATTATATTTTTCCCACAGTGAATCATGGAGAACCTCCCAATGCAGCCGCTGATACTATTGGGAATCGGGATGCCTACATCACAGGTACCGTTAACTCAGGCCAAACCTATAGCCAAGTAACCGATGCGGACATCACAGCGATCGCAGACCTGATTAAGCCTCGGGCATTAACCGCCTGGAAAGTACCTCGAACAAAATTCAATACGAGTTTATCCACCGTAAACGAAATTAAAGCACCAGGCGGTGCTAGCGAACCCGTACCTTTCCTAGATAAAGGAATGTACGATGGTCGCCAAGCGATGGGGGTCCGGGTTTTGGACATTGACCTCAACCTGCTGAAAACTGGGAATGGCCTAACGAATAATTTGTGGTTACCCAACAGCGGGATTGTCTATGCGTTCCGTGAAGATGCGGTGCGGGAAGATGGGATTGCTCGCCCTGCTGGTAGCACTCCTCTTGAAACTAGCATGAAGGCAAATCCCGCTAATCCACAAACAGATCCAGCGGTGGCAGCTAATGGGATTAGTCCCAAACCTGTAGATTATCATGCAGATCCAGCCCGACGACCTCACGGGTTCCGCCTCAAGAATGGCCGAGATTTAAGTCGTCCTGCTCCAGCTAATGCTCCGGCGCGGGGTCTGTCCTTTATTTCGGATAACCCGGTTTATATCCAGGGAGACTTTAACCTGCACAGCACCAACGGCACGACGAATGATTTGGAAGAATTTGAAAATACATTGGATCGGCCAGGTTGGGGAGATTTTTATACTCGCGATCGTCCCTTTAAGGCCGAATTTGCAAAATCGGGAGACAAACAGGATCGCTGGCGTCCCAGTGAAATTTTTGCTGATGCAATTACCCTGCTTTCGAGTAACTTCTGCGATGGCAGCATTGAAGACGGGCTCCGCTATTACCCAACGAATCACGGTAATCCAACAGGAGTGCCCGCTCTTTATGGTTGCGCGGGCACGCCAGAGTACACCTCCTACATGGGTATGAACCGGCTCAAAGTACAAACGGATCTTCCCTTTGTTCTGCGAGAAAATGGCGTTCGAGCGCAACCTACTACGCCTCTTGCACCAGGACGCTACCCCATTAAAATCAATCGCAATGGCAGCCCTCTAATTTTTGCGAATGCTACAAGTACCCCTGAGCTAGGTGCTGGACAATATCAAACTTTCACTGACCAAGATTGTTCAAGATTTGATAACCGTAAGTGTATTGGGACCCCGGTTGATAATCAATACAACGCGATTCTGATTCAAGGGATTGTTCCTTCTCGTCAAAATCAGCCTTATGGGGGTTTACACAACTTCCCCCGAACTCTGGAGCTATGGCAAAATCGCACCCTGTCGATTTCCGGCTCGTTCCTCCAGTTTAACTTCAGTACCTATGCCACTGGGCCTTTTGACCAAGATACCTGGGAACCGGCAACCAGCTCACCCCCAAATACTTCCATCCGCTATTACTACCCGCCACTGCGGAACTGGGGTTATGATGTGGGACTACAACTGGCACCAGTTCCCCCAATTTCTGAACGTTTAACGGCGATGGGCAGCAACCGTAGCGAGTTCTATTATGAACCGGATATCAAGGACCCTTACATCAAAAACTTAAGGTGTGCTTCAGCAGACGGTGGCCTTGTAGATCCCAGTGCGGAATGTAATTAA
- a CDS encoding GspH/FimT family pseudopilin, translating to MMKLSSHIRHRFHPSPANGFTLLEVLIVVFILAILAGIGIPSWLNWVNTLRLNSGQNQIYSALRQAQSQATSNKDIYQVSFREMNDRAQWAVHPSSATPTAQDWQNFNSFVKIDESKTTLYKYASTGVWRMQFNPKGHANGRLGRVTVRLRNSNSNKQRCVFVSTLLGAMRKTEKCG from the coding sequence ATGATGAAATTATCCTCTCACATCAGACATCGGTTTCACCCGTCACCGGCGAACGGATTCACACTGCTTGAAGTTTTAATCGTTGTTTTTATTCTCGCCATTCTAGCCGGTATCGGCATTCCTAGCTGGCTGAATTGGGTGAATACTCTCCGCCTTAATTCCGGCCAAAATCAAATTTATTCGGCCCTACGTCAAGCACAAAGTCAAGCCACTTCCAATAAAGACATCTATCAAGTCAGTTTCCGAGAAATGAATGATAGGGCTCAATGGGCGGTTCATCCCTCCTCTGCTACTCCCACAGCCCAGGACTGGCAAAATTTCAACTCTTTTGTAAAAATTGACGAGAGCAAAACCACTCTTTATAAATACGCTTCAACGGGAGTGTGGCGAATGCAATTTAATCCAAAGGGACACGCGAATGGTCGCCTGGGACGGGTGACTGTTCGCCTTCGCAATAGTAACAGCAATAAACAGCGCTGTGTCTTTGTTTCTACCCTGTTAGGGGCGATGCGAAAGACGGAAAAGTGTGGTTGA
- a CDS encoding Tfp pilus assembly protein FimT/FimU produces MKKQSRSKNTTTSGFTLLELLVVVFIIGILAAMGIPSWLSVINRQRVNTAQAQVVQALRAAQSTAKQTRSSQEVTFLNPPDQVPTIQITGKPDQKLGNGNLEQGMIQLKLPTGSDSITFNGDGNVDAASLPFTVEVAGANNNPRRCVVVRTILGAMTQGADEECNP; encoded by the coding sequence ATGAAAAAACAGAGTCGTTCTAAAAATACTACTACATCCGGTTTTACCCTCTTAGAGCTCCTGGTTGTTGTCTTTATTATCGGTATCTTAGCAGCAATGGGGATACCGAGCTGGTTGTCTGTGATCAACCGGCAGCGAGTGAATACGGCTCAAGCTCAAGTAGTTCAAGCTTTAAGGGCTGCTCAATCTACTGCAAAGCAAACCCGCTCTTCACAAGAAGTTACTTTTTTAAATCCCCCCGATCAGGTTCCTACCATTCAAATAACTGGTAAACCAGACCAAAAACTAGGAAATGGCAACTTAGAACAGGGAATGATTCAACTGAAGCTTCCCACGGGAAGTGATTCAATTACATTTAATGGTGATGGGAATGTAGATGCAGCCAGTTTGCCCTTCACCGTCGAAGTGGCGGGAGCGAACAATAACCCTAGGCGTTGTGTTGTTGTTCGCACTATCTTAGGAGCCATGACCCAAGGAGCGGATGAAGAATGTAATCCTTAG
- the rpmB gene encoding 50S ribosomal protein L28 codes for MSRKCQLTGKKANNAMAVSHSHRRTHKLQEANLQWKRVWWPQGNRWVRLRLSTTAIKTLNNKGLQAYAKEAGINLSKY; via the coding sequence ATGTCCCGCAAATGTCAACTCACCGGCAAAAAAGCGAATAACGCAATGGCCGTTTCCCACTCCCACCGCCGGACCCATAAGCTGCAAGAAGCCAACCTGCAATGGAAACGAGTCTGGTGGCCCCAAGGAAACCGCTGGGTGAGACTGCGCCTATCCACTACCGCTATCAAAACCCTCAATAACAAGGGGTTGCAAGCTTACGCCAAGGAAGCTGGAATCAACCTGTCCAAATACTAA